The proteins below come from a single Triticum aestivum cultivar Chinese Spring chromosome 5D, IWGSC CS RefSeq v2.1, whole genome shotgun sequence genomic window:
- the LOC123121455 gene encoding annexin D5, whose protein sequence is MASLTLPPAPPNPRQDAIDLHKAFKGFGCDSTTVSNILSHRDSMQRGYIQQEYKTMYSEELSHRISSELSGNHKKALSLWILDPAGRDATVLKEALSAESLDLKAATDIICSRTPSQLQIMKQTYYAKFGTYLEHDISQQASGDHQKILLAYVGIPRYEGPEVDPTIVTHDAKDLYKAGEKKLGTDEKTFIRIFTERSWAHMAAVASAYRHMYDRSLQKVVKNETSGNFEVALLTILRCAENPAKYFAKVLRKSMKGLGTDDKTLVRVVVTRTEIDMQYIKAEYYKKYKKPLADAIHSETSGGYRTFLLSLVGSH, encoded by the exons ATGGCGAGCCTCACCTTGCCGCCGGCGCCCCCGAACCCGCGCCAGGACGCCATCGACCTCCACAAGGCCTTCAAAG GGTTTGGCTGTGATAGTACAACAGTTTCAAATATACTTTCTCACCGTGACTCAATGCAACGTGGATACATTCAACAGGAATACAAAACTATGTATTCTGAGGAACTTTCACATCGTATATCGTCTGAACTCAGTGGAAACCACAAG AAAGCACTGTCGCTCTGGATTCTTGATCCTGCTGGACGTGATGCGACTGTTCTGAAAGAAGCTCTAAGTGCTGAAAGTCTTGATCTGAAAGCAGCTACTGATATAATTTGTTCCAGGACACCATCACAGCTGCAAATAATGAAACAGACATATTATGCAAAGTTTGGTACTTATCTTGAGCATGACATTAGTCAGCAAGCATCCGGCGATCATCAGAAG ATCTTACTAGCCTATGTTGGCATTCCACGCTACGAAGGCCCGGAGGTTGATCCCACTATAGTGACACATGATGCGAAGGACCTCTACAAAGCTGGTGAGAAAAAGCTGGGCACAGATGAGAAAACCTTCATCCGCATCTTCACTGAGCGCAGCTGGGCACACATGGCAGCTGTTGCTTCTGCTTACCGTCACATGTATGATCGGTCGTTACAGAAG GTTGTGAAGAATGAAACATCTGGAAACTTTGAAGTTGCTCTGTTAACTATCCTCAGATGTGCTGAGAATCCAGCGAAGTATTTTGCTAAG GTGTTGAGGAAGTCCATGAAAGGTCTAGGTACTGATGACAAGACACTTGTAAGGGTTGTGGTAACAAGGACTGAGATTGATATGCAGTATATCAAGGCAGAATATTACAAGAAATACAAAAAGCCGTTGGCTGATGCTATCCATTCCGAAACATCAGGCGGTTATCGGACGTTCCTGCTTTCTCTTGTTGGTAGCCATTAG
- the LOC123124769 gene encoding uncharacterized protein, producing MVDAPDGGVRANGEATSSHSSSGEEHAPPAVLCGFVNGGQPLPRRPLDEATRAGERWWPRQTTEDAARRLVTWTRDGGSVRALLVVSVGSVASVPLTVLLVFTFLLAAATTTAIVTSIVMSLAAAGGFMSVLFAFAAAMYVGAVSVAILVISATTVATVVAITIASGWVAFFWILWFSAKRCMGLA from the exons ATGGTCGACGCTCCGGACGGCGGTGTGCGCGCCAACGGCGAGGCCACCTCCTCCCACTCATCTTCCGGCGAGGAGCATGCTCCCCCGGCCGTACTCTGCGGCTTCGTCAACGGTGGCCAGCCGCTGCCCCGACGCCCCCTGGACGAGGCGACGCGCGCCGGTGAGAGATGGTGGCCGCGCCAGACGACGGAGGACGCCGCGCGCCGCCTGGTGACGTGGACTAGGGACGGCGGCTCCGTCCGCGCGCTGCTCGTCGTGTCG GTTGGATCCGTGGCCTCCGTACCACTGACTGTCCTCCTGGTCTTCACGTTCCTCctcgcggcggcgacgacgaccgcCATCGTCACTTCGATCGTCATGTCCCTGGCTGCCGCCGGAGGATTCATGTCTGTGCTATTCGCTTTCGCGGCGGCGATGTACGTCGGGGCAGTGTCAGTCGCCATCCTTGTTATTTCAGCAACGACCGTGGCAACAGTCGTTGCCATCACGATTGCCAGTG GTTGGGTCGCGTTCTTCTGGATTCTTTGGTTTTCTGCTAAGAGATGCATGGGCCTTGCTTAG